In Planctobacterium marinum, the DNA window CCACCACATCGGCAAAGTTAATAGCTGTAACGTTATTTTGGGTGGTGAGAATGTCGAATTCTGCTTTTAATCCGTCCAGTTTGGGCGTGGAAGGATTGCTCGCCATAATTGCATCAGTGGGATAATTACCAGAAACCAATCCAGAAATTATCGCGCGACTCATGTTTCCTGCGCCTATGAAGGCTATATTAGCTTGTTGCAAATCAGAACTCCGTTAACGGGTTATTGTTTTGGGGAGCGGGCACCGAATATCGCGGTACCGACACGTACCATGGTGCTGCCGTTTGCAATGGCCAGCGCCATATCGCCGCTCATACCCATCGAAAGGGTGTCTACTGTATCATAGCTTTGTTGCAGTTGGCTAAAGAGTCCCTGCATCTGTTTGAATTCTTCGGCCAGTTTTATGTCGTCTTCGGTATTGGAAGGGATGGCCATTAAACCCCGCAAACACAGCTGGGGCATGGACTTGTGGATCGCTTCTGCAAGGCTCTTAACCTCTGCTGTGTTGAGACCAGATTTACTGCTTTCGCCGCTAATGTTGATTTGTAGACAAACGTTCAGCGGGGCGAGGGACTGAGGGCGATTGTCGTTCAGGCGCTGGGCTATTTTATGGCGGTCAACACTTTGCACCCAATCAAAATGCGCCGCTACGGGTTTGCATTTATTGGATTGCAACGGACCAATCAGA includes these proteins:
- a CDS encoding YggS family pyridoxal phosphate-dependent enzyme, which encodes MNTKIADRLQSALETINKAAQSVNRQPNEIRLLAVSKTKPASMVQEAWQAGQRAFGENYVQEGLQKIQDCQSLTDIEWHLIGPLQSNKCKPVAAHFDWVQSVDRHKIAQRLNDNRPQSLAPLNVCLQINISGESSKSGLNTAEVKSLAEAIHKSMPQLCLRGLMAIPSNTEDDIKLAEEFKQMQGLFSQLQQSYDTVDTLSMGMSGDMALAIANGSTMVRVGTAIFGARSPKQ